One Clostridia bacterium DNA segment encodes these proteins:
- a CDS encoding radical SAM protein: protein MLSLSKLLCDHGYYGDGLRYDPATRGASSGARRDTGPVVVWNCTRACNLRCGHCYAAADPRPSPAELTTTESRALIDDLAGFRVPALLLSGGEPLLRPDIFDLIGHAAGHGLRVVLSTNGTLIGREVADDLRRLGVSYVGISLDGLEDRHDLLRGRPGAFAAALEAFRHCREVGLRSGLRLTLTRNNLDQLPAILDLAEQERISRICIYHLVYSGRGRELADQDLAVEQKREVLDLLISRVYAWDREQRRIEVLTVDNHADGPFVYLRLRARDPSRAAEALELLHRNGGNRSGVAIAAIDWEGKVHPDQFTLHHTVGDVRREGFARIWTQAEHPLLAALRDRRRYLKGRCQECIWLEICNGNCRARAEALTGDFWAPDPACYLTEAETGGSESVQNRL, encoded by the coding sequence TTGCTTAGTCTGAGCAAGCTTCTTTGCGACCACGGCTATTACGGGGACGGGCTGCGCTACGACCCGGCAACGCGCGGCGCTTCCTCGGGCGCCCGAAGGGATACGGGTCCGGTGGTAGTATGGAACTGTACCCGGGCGTGCAACCTCCGCTGCGGCCACTGCTACGCCGCCGCCGACCCCCGGCCGTCACCGGCGGAGCTGACTACCACGGAGTCCAGGGCCCTGATCGACGATCTGGCCGGATTCCGGGTCCCGGCCCTCCTGCTTTCCGGGGGCGAGCCCCTGCTGCGGCCCGACATCTTTGATCTGATCGGTCATGCGGCAGGTCACGGGCTGCGGGTGGTTCTCTCTACCAACGGCACCCTTATCGGGCGTGAGGTAGCCGACGATCTCAGGCGCCTGGGGGTCAGTTACGTCGGCATTAGCCTGGACGGGCTGGAGGATCGGCACGACCTCCTCCGGGGCCGTCCGGGCGCCTTTGCCGCCGCCCTCGAGGCCTTTCGACACTGCCGCGAGGTCGGGCTGCGCTCCGGGCTTCGCCTCACCCTCACGCGGAACAACCTGGACCAACTGCCGGCAATCCTTGACCTGGCGGAGCAGGAACGCATCTCCCGGATCTGCATCTACCACCTGGTATACAGCGGTCGGGGGCGGGAGTTGGCGGATCAGGACCTTGCCGTCGAGCAGAAGCGGGAAGTGCTCGACCTGCTGATCTCCCGGGTCTACGCTTGGGACCGGGAGCAGAGGCGCATCGAAGTTCTGACCGTAGACAATCACGCCGACGGCCCCTTCGTCTACCTTCGTCTCCGCGCCCGGGACCCCAGCCGGGCGGCCGAGGCGCTGGAACTCCTACACCGGAACGGGGGCAACCGCAGCGGCGTGGCCATAGCCGCCATCGACTGGGAAGGCAAGGTGCACCCCGACCAGTTCACCCTGCACCATACCGTGGGCGACGTACGCCGGGAGGGTTTTGCTCGAATCTGGACCCAGGCCGAGCATCCCCTGCTGGCCGCCCTCCGCGATCGCCGGCGCTACCTGAAGGGCCGGTGTCAGGAGTGCATCTGGCTCGAGATCTGTAACGGCAACTGCCGGGCGCGTGCGGAAGCCCTGACCGGTGATTTTTGGGCTCCCGACCCCGCCTGTTACCTTACGGAGGCAGAAACAGGCGGTTCCGAAAGTGTGCAGAACCGGTTATAA
- a CDS encoding XdhC family protein, with the protein MREFYSCLLEGLKEGRGGATAIVVASDSPGLLYRRVYCDAEGRLRWPDQPTYEEQELARWLTSRRPQAPGLEQVEGLGLVYAEPVEPHPEVLILGGGHVGLALARILAVLRYPTTVVDDRPEFATAERFPGCRVICGGFEEVLADYPLHQRSFVVIVTRGHRHDYACLRAVVSRPVAYLGMIGSHPKVEAIFESLRREGIAEEELARVCAPIGLDIGARTPEEIAVSIAAQIIAVNSRFQGERLDAGWLEKVVASPSPAAVVTVVQAEGSTPRGAGARMLVLGDGQAAGTIGGGTAEARALREALEIAGGSSSRLLEFDLTGEQAEREGMICGGRMRVFVEPLT; encoded by the coding sequence ATGCGCGAATTCTACAGCTGCCTGCTGGAGGGCCTCAAGGAAGGAAGAGGGGGCGCTACGGCGATAGTGGTGGCCTCGGACTCCCCCGGCCTGCTATACAGAAGGGTTTACTGCGATGCCGAAGGCCGCCTGCGCTGGCCCGACCAGCCGACGTACGAGGAGCAGGAACTCGCGCGCTGGCTGACATCCCGCCGGCCGCAGGCTCCCGGCCTGGAGCAGGTCGAGGGCCTGGGTTTGGTCTACGCCGAACCGGTAGAACCCCATCCCGAGGTGCTCATCCTGGGCGGAGGCCACGTGGGCCTAGCCCTGGCCAGAATCCTGGCTGTCCTTCGCTACCCCACCACGGTGGTGGACGACCGGCCCGAGTTCGCGACCGCCGAACGTTTCCCCGGCTGCCGGGTGATCTGCGGAGGATTCGAGGAGGTGCTGGCGGATTACCCCCTTCACCAACGCAGCTTCGTGGTCATCGTCACCCGGGGCCACCGCCACGACTACGCCTGCCTGCGGGCGGTCGTGAGCCGCCCGGTCGCCTACCTGGGCATGATCGGCAGTCACCCTAAGGTAGAGGCCATATTCGAAAGCCTGAGAAGAGAGGGCATAGCCGAGGAAGAACTGGCCAGGGTATGCGCGCCCATAGGGCTGGATATCGGCGCCCGCACCCCGGAAGAGATCGCGGTAAGCATTGCGGCCCAGATAATCGCCGTCAACAGCCGCTTCCAAGGGGAGCGCCTGGACGCTGGCTGGCTGGAAAAGGTTGTGGCCTCTCCCTCCCCGGCCGCCGTGGTCACGGTGGTGCAGGCAGAAGGGTCCACACCCCGCGGAGCCGGAGCCCGCATGCTGGTGCTGGGCGACGGCCAGGCCGCGGGCACCATCGGCGGCGGGACGGCAGAAGCCCGTGCCCTCAGGGAGGCCCTGGAAATAGCAGGCGGCAGCAGCTCCAGACTCCTGGAATTCGACCTGACGGGCGAGCAGGCCGAAAGGGAAGGCATGATTTGCGGCGGCAGGATGCGGGTCTTCGTGGAACCCCTGACCTAG